Proteins found in one Arachis stenosperma cultivar V10309 chromosome 8, arast.V10309.gnm1.PFL2, whole genome shotgun sequence genomic segment:
- the LOC130943324 gene encoding rhodanese-like domain-containing protein 14, chloroplastic, whose translation MAAFTSVALQPLVPSFEGTRDHSSWLVSVKSHRYTTGQRLNQMNIARGLTIHCAATKPAKSPAEEDWKVKREVLLEKKVRSVDVKEALRLQKENKFVILDVRPEAEFKEAHPPDAINVQIYRLIKEWTAWDIARRAAFAFFGIFSGTEENPEFIKTVESKLDKNAKIIVACSSGGTMKPTQNLPEGQQSRSLIAAYVLVLNGFTNVFHLEGGLYAWFKEGLPTVSDE comes from the exons ATGGCTGCTTTTACATCGGTTGCTCTACAACCTTTGGTACCTTCTTTTGAAGGAACCCGTGATCATAGTTCATGGTTGGTGAGTGTGAAATCACACAGATACACAACAGGTCAGAGATTAAATCAGATGAACATTGCAAGGGGGTTAACAATTCATTGTGCAGCAACAAAACCAGCAAAATCACCAG CTGAAGAAGACTGGAAGGTTAAGAGAGAAGTTCTGTTGGAAAAGAAG GTAAGAAGTGTTGATGTAAAGGAAGCTCTGCGCCTTCAGAAAGAGAATAAGTTTGTGATTCTTGATGTAAGGCCTGAAGCAGAGTTCAAAGAG GCTCATCCTCCAGATGCCATTAATGTGCAAATATATAGGCTTATAAAAGAGTGGACTGCATGGGACATTGCTAGGCGCGCTGCATTTGcattttttggtattttttctGGTACAGAAGAGAACCCTGAGTTCATAAAGA CCGTTGAAtcaaaattagataaaaatgcAAAGATAATAGTAGCTTGTTCATCAGGGGGTACAATGAAGCCAACACAAAATCTGCCAGAAGGTCAACAATCAAG GTCTCTGATAGCAGCTTACGTGCTGGTCCTTAATGGTTTTACCAATGTGTTCCATCTAGAAGGAGGCCTTTACGCATGGTTTAAAGAGGGTCTTCCTACTGTTTCAGATGAGTGA